The Oscillospiraceae bacterium genome contains the following window.
ATAGAACATGTTGATGACAAAGGGCGTCAGAACGCCGTCCATCACGACATTGCGGAAAGCCAGCCCGTCAATGACCGCGTACTTGCCGCGGCCGCGGCGGGTCTTGACGCGTAAGCCCCGGTCGGTGTGGTCCATCAGGCACTGGGTCACTGTGACATTTTTGATGCCGCCGCTCATCTCGCTGCCGATGACCAGACCGCCGTGACCGCGGCTCAGGCAGCAGTTGCGGATGATAACATTCTCGCAGGGGACATGCAGCTTCATGCCAAGGAACAGCTTGCTCGACTTGAGCGCAATGCAGTCGTCACCGACATGGACATGGTTGCCGATGATGTTGACATTCTTGCAGCTCTCGGGGTCGATGCCGTCCGTGTTGGGGCTTTGGGAGCTGTTGCGGATGCGGATGTTCAGAATGTCTACATTCTCGGAGTAGGTCGGATGAATCGTCCAAGAGTAGCTGTTGCAGGCCAGCACGCCGTGCAGTACAACATTTTTGGCGCCGCTTGTAAAGAAAAGGCGGGGCCGCCATGCGATCTTCTTCTGCTTCGGGTTCTGGTACCAGTCGCCGTTCTGGGCGTTGCAGTCCAGCGTTCCCTCGCCGGTGATCGTCACATTCTCCGCGTTGATCACATTGATGAGTGCGGCAAAGCTGTCGAGGGGGTTGCCCTCCCACAGGGCCAGATACTGCTCGTCCTTTTCGTTATGGCAGGGGAGAACGCCCGGCAGGATCGGGTAGTCACGGCGGTCGGTGCCGCCGAGCAGCGTGCAGCCCTTTTCAAGATACAGGGTCGTATTGCTCTGCAAAAAGAGGCTCTGGGTGCGGTAGGTGCCTGCGGGCAGATAGACCGTACCGCCGGCCGGGCAGGTGGAAAGCGCCGCCTGCAGCTTGGCGGTGTTGTCAGTCACGCCGTCTGCCACAAGGCCGTAACGGCTGGCATCGACAAAAAAGCTCTCCTCTGCGGTGGTGAAGGTGAGCGTGTCGGTCACGCCGTCCAGCGTCACAGCAAGG
Protein-coding sequences here:
- a CDS encoding glycoside hydrolase family 28 protein, with the protein product MKITLVRSMSRSAVFELVNDSCYRAPAPYTVTLDGAAVCSGDTNVFSLYSLEPAHTYTLAVTLDGVTDTLTFTTAEESFFVDASRYGLVADGVTDNTAKLQAALSTCPAGGTVYLPAGTYRTQSLFLQSNTTLYLEKGCTLLGGTDRRDYPILPGVLPCHNEKDEQYLALWEGNPLDSFAALINVINAENVTITGEGTLDCNAQNGDWYQNPKQKKIAWRPRLFFTSGAKNVVLHGVLACNSYSWTIHPTYSENVDILNIRIRNSSQSPNTDGIDPESCKNVNIIGNHVHVGDDCIALKSSKLFLGMKLHVPCENVIIRNCCLSRGHGGLVIGSEMSGGIKNVTVTQCLMDHTDRGLRVKTRRGRGKYAVIDGLAFRNVVMDGVLTPFVINMFYFCDPDGRTDYVQTHEPQPVDDTTPTLGKLEMEHIVATDAQYAGCWFSGLPEQPIEGVTMRDVKISFAPDARPGQAAMMCGAGASCKVGIHAENVRKIALHNVEITGYEGERLQLTHVDRYEED